The genomic DNA CTAACTTTCCAAACCGAAGATCGCGTCCTCGACGCTCTTGTAATCCATACTCTTCCCTGTAAAATCCCGAAAACCGAAAAGCATTAGCACAAGCAAGAATCATAACACAATCACAACCAGAGCTCTAATTATGTACTAATCCTAACATTTAATCTACAATTTGCAGTGCCAAACACAAAGCTTGCAACTTTAGCTAATAAAATTGATCAAAAAACAAGTTTAGCCACTTAATCTAAACTAATTAGGATTAGAACACGAAAACAAGATCATAAAACAAAAAGCTCAGAACTTGaaccctaaaacccaaaacccaaataaaaaacccccaaaaaacCCACAAATGAAACCAAACCCAGAAAGGCAATTACCATGTGGTCATCTCTGGGGACGCCATAGCCGTTGTAATACATCTGTCCCACTAAAACCTGCATGTTAATATCGCCAGCTTTGGCCTCCTTGAGCGTGTCCTTGAACCACCGCTTTATGCAGTCCGACACGACGGCGGAGAGCGGCACGCGATGTtcgttgctgctgctgctgctgctcgcCTTCACTGAGCTGCTCTCAGTCTCCATCTCCTTCCTCTTCGACAACCTCGGCCGCTTCGACGATTTCTGGGTTGTCGGCGAGGTGGGCCTCGTTTGCTTTGGAGGAGAGGTCACCAGGTTCTGCGACGTCGTTTTGGCCACCTGGTACAGCCTGGCGGTGGAGCGAAGCGACTTTcccatttattaaaaaattgcaaaagaaaaaaaaaagacttgaaatttctgaatttaaaaaatattggaAGCGACTCAAAAACGAGAAAACAGTTTTCAAGTTTggaattttttgggtttttcgaATTTTCGCTTACCTTTTTGTGTTGTTTGAGTGGAAAAATGGGATTTGAAAACAGTTTTTGAGAAGTGGGGAGCGGAAATTACATCGCTGCCATGTCCCTTGGCCGTTGGACGTCGTGTTCGTGGTCGACTTGGTGGTCTGCTTTCCTCAACACTTCGTTTGCTCTGAtgtctgtattttttttttttttttttggaatttttctattttttatattatttattccTTTACAAAATGGCGGTAATTGGCGCTACTGGACGACGACGAGGCTACTTTCTAATATTTATCACAATCGTCCGGATAATGCTTGGTAAATAGTAATATCAGCAGCTTTCCATGTCATTGTGGGCCCTCAGCTACAACTTTCCACCAAACTTACGTATTCCATGACGTGTGTGATGACAAATTATATACTAGGCTCAAGTGACCGTCTGCCGTTGTTGTTAGTTAGTCTGATAGATAACGTTAGgtaaattaagtttttaaattaaatatctaaattaaatgatgtatcatcaatataaataagtatgttaattaatttttaagtaataattcaatcatcaactttcatgtcatttgaTTTACCAGATttaatcttcctagcattactctagTCTGATTGGTGACCGTTGATGCAAGAAAAACTCACGAGGCGTGCTCATGATTGTCATCTGTTGATCCCAGGAGACCTTACCAGGCTCGAGTGATTGTTGATGGTTGAAGCTAGTGAGTTTGATGGTCATTTGTCGAtataggtgaaactcacttaacAAGCAGGAATAACCGTCACGCGTTTATTCTAGTAAATTTGATTGTCTTTCCCGTGGTACAATTGGATGTATCTCTGCCCACAAATCACGGCGCCTAGCCATTTGGCCCTTGCTTTGTCTCACAAGCGTCGTCTGTATATAAGCATAATGGATAAAGAAAGCCTCCCCAAGTGTTGTCATCAAAGGGACTGCTATGAAGCAAATGTATAAAATTAAgactttttaaccaaaatggtttttgagatttaCAGAACTTCCTACTTCGGTccataagatttgaaatcaatagaagtggatTTATAAATTTGTCCATCATCATTCATTTTGATTATTcgttgaaaaatctccattaaataaagataaaataacaaaaataccctcaatttttgtcaaattattttggctcattatttattaaattgacaATATTTTTGTCATTGGGTTATTAATTTACATAATTATTcaaggaatgaccaaaatgattgatggtggacaaacttaggGACCACTCctgttgatttcaaatcttataacaaagtgatgagttatgtaAATCTTaaggaccattttgactaaaaagcgtaaaattaaatattaccaATAATCTTTACATGAACATGAACCATCAATGAAGCAATGAAATCGGTTATTGTCCCGAACGATGATCTCTCTCCCTGTAATCTTCGAGATGAGCTTTATCGCCTCATGACAATCACCGCACACGCGAAGGTTCTTCACAACTCGGATGGTATCTGTAGGAGCAGTGCTGATCAGACCAAATGCAACGGCCAGCTTCTCGCTATGACAGCCAAGGAAatgctccttttcttcctcttctatgTCAAACAACACAAAATCTGTGGTCGGAACATAACCTGCTGCTTTCAATTCCTTAGCCAACTCGTGAAGTTTTGCGTATATCTTATCTGACAATGTGTGGGACTTGTCTCCGACAAGGAATTCGTGAACAATCCCGTTTACTTCGATCCAACTGCAACCCCGGATTTTCTTCATCCCTTGCTGACTCATTTGTGATCTGGTATCTGCTGCCTCATTCCATTTATGACTTGCAGAGTAAATATTTGATAGGAGAACATAGTGTGCTGAGTTCCACGGTTCTAGCCCAATGAGTTGTTTCAGTACAAGTTCAGCCAATTGGGTATTCCTATGTAGCCGGCATCCACCCAACAGCGCTCCCCAAACGATGGAATTCGCCTCCATTGGCATACTTTTTATTAACTCGTAAGCTTCATCCAACAAACCTGCACGGCCAAGAAGATCCACCATACATCCATAATGCTCAATTGTCGGAGTCAAGGAAAAGACACTCGTCATGTTATTAAAATACCTCCGGCCCTCGTCAACTAGACCAGCATGACAGCATCCACAAAGAAGGCCCATGAAAGTGTTTCCATCAGGTCGAATTCCAATTTTTCCCACTTGTCCGAATAGTCCAAACACAGCTTTGACATGTCCATTCATAGCAAGACCAGACATCACAGCATTCCAAACAACGTGGTCTTTTTTCTTCATCCCCTTAAAGACTTCCCAAGCAAGGACCATGTTCCCACATTTCGCATACATGTCAATTAGAGCTGTACCAAGAACTGGGTTAGTGAAAAATTCATCTTTATCCATCAAATTGCTAGCCCAGTCCCCTAATTCGAGTGCTCCTAATCTTGCACAAGCAGAAAGTACGCCAACCATGGCATAGCAATCgggtttcaaattctccttcTGCATTTGAAAGAAGAGGTCTATGGCTTCTTTAGGAAGCCCATTTGATGCATATCCCTGAATCATGCTGCTCCAAGAAACTATATCCTTCTCGGGCATCACATCAAAGACGCGACGAGCTTTCTCCATATTTCCGCACTTGGTAAACATATCAACTAAAGAGGTAGCAACAAACACATTCCTCCCCATACCAATCTCCATTATGTATCCATCAATCCATTCCCCACTGCCTATATCCCCTAACCTCCCACACGCAGATAAAACCCTAACAAGGCTAAAACTATCAGGCCTCAAACCCATCTCCAACAACCCGCGAAATGTATCAATAGCGTCTCTGTACCGGCGAGCTTCAATGTACCCACAAATCACGGCAgtccaagaaacaacatttttcTCCGGCATTTCATCAAATACCTTATGTGCATGTTCCAAATACCCACATTTCGCATATAAGCAGAGCAAACTGGTTTTAACATAAACATCGAAATCGAACCCAGTTTTCACCACAAGGGTATGAATGTTCAGCCCCAATTGGAAGTCTGATCGCCTCGCACACGCTTTCAGAACAAAAGGGTAAGTAAAGCTATTCGGTAAGAATCCATCTTTCCGCATCGAGCCGTAGAATTGGATCGCGTCGTCGAAGCAATCGTTGGAAACCAAGCCGCGGATCATGGTGTTCCAGAGGAAGATGTTGGGCTGCGCGGTTTGGCGGAAGACGTGGCGGGAGTAAGCGGTGTGACCGAAATCGAAGCCGGAGCGGAGGACCAGGTTGAGAAGATAGTTGTCTTGGTCGAGGCCGAGGCGGAGGAGCCGGGCGTGGGCGTGTTTGAGGTGGTTGAAGGAGGTGAAGCCTTGAAGGAGGCATTGCTTGGTTTCTAAGGCTTTGGAAAATGCAGGGGAGGAGGCTCTGTTGGCTATGGCTGTCATAACCTGTTTGAGACTGGAAGAATTTTGGAGGGCAATGACTCAACGGTCGTTTTGTATTGCTCATTTTCCCaccaatttcaaaattttaattccttTTATGTTTTGTGCAAATTTTCTTTCGTTCTTCGTACAACCGAATGGTCCAAAAATCAACGGTTAAATCTTGAATACAATGATCTAATGGATCTTTATAACAATTAAATCTAGCATAAAACTAGTACCACTAAGTAAGACGTAACATTATAACCGAACTTTGTTTTGTGTGCCACTTCAGCCCTAATGTTTCTTgccaaaaatttcttcaaaactATTGATGTGGCTCGAAAACGGGTTCACTTAGGAGTCACGTTGACGATTTTGCTAGAGTTGTTGGATTTGGCGATGAAGAAAGTCTTTGGTCTAGACACCACACCATATAGTCCGGTCGTTTAGCCTAGACTGAATGAGTGGGACTAGAACGAAACGATGTACCCATGCCATATAAGTCATTGTCGTGGTTGGGGCCCAGGTCTCCTGCAATCAAAACTGCAAACAAGAATTTGCAAGGAATAGATAAACCTATGGCTAATACGCTGCGGAAGAAATGAAAAGGTGAATTTAAGAATTTGTAGTCTTGAATAAGTTCCACACATCGACATAATATGAACAAAAACAATGGCCGCTAAATATGAGCCAGCAAAACAGAGTATTAGTATATATAGGGATACATATATGCACCGTAACATTTCAATTACATACAGGATTACAAAATTTCATTCTTGGTACGCTACGTACTACATTTATATCACTCAAACAATATACACCTAACAAGATCTTAAAAATGAGTATATCTGGAAGTAGATTGGAACCGCGCTTGCGCGCAGAGCTGTAGCTGTCGTTCTTGTATAAAGCATTTTGCCTCACACTAGATTCCCACGGATAGAGCTGAGCGACATTTCAACAAGTAGATTTTGAAGCGAGAGGGGAGCCGTATAATACAAGAATTTTGAGTAAGGAGAAAGAATACACCAAACTACAGAAACGTCCAGCGTTCTGTAAGAAAGAGAAGTGACCAGCCATTTCAAGCCAAGAACAGCACTGGTTAAGAGGTTAAGTAGAATAAACCCCTTTAGTTATCACTCCAACtatcatcatcgtcatcttcATCACTTCCTGCACATGCCTGTAACGAAATTCTTCTCGTATTATTATATTAACTAACAAAGAAATACTGGTAGCAGAGGGAGATAGATTAACCTGGCGAATTGCACTTGCTTTCTCTAAGATAGCAGCGACCCTCAAGTTTGTTGCCGGGCCCTGAATGCTGCGTCTTGTCACCGTTGAAGATCTTGTCACCATTGCAGGCTTCAAGTTGAAGGACTAAGACAACAAAAGTTGGTTCAGTCTTTAACTTCGAAAATAGAAAGTCCAAGTACAGCAAAAATAGACATATCTGACCTTAGTTCTTATCTGTTGCAGCAATGAATCTCTTTCATCTACCTCAGGTTCAACCTGAGGCCGAACTCGTTCAGTTACCTTTCTCAACTGCAAAATGTCAACACGTTAGAAAGGTACTTTGTAAAGCATAAATATTAAGAAGAGCACATCCAGAAAAAGAAGAACAGATGCCATAAATGGATTATCAATTACCTTGCTTTGACCATGAGCAGCAACAGCATCGATGAGGGGATTTCTAGGACGAGGGAGCTTAGTAACTGGAACTCCATTAGACCTTCCAACTTCATAGTCTGACATTACAGCAGAATTATTGTATGACCATGATATTTCTCCCTCTGATGTTGGTAAACTATGCTGAGGCTGCTCCACCATTGTTGGAGCTGTCGCGGATGTGGAAAGAGGTTCTTGTTCCGATTCTGAATTTTTCGGTGAATGTTGAAGCACCTTAGGCTCGATACCAGTCTCCGGTGTTACCCGCTGCACAGGCTGGATAATAGATCCATGAGAAGATTCAGGGTCAAGTGTAGTAGTTGTACATTCAGAGCCTGGTCCAGTGAATGGATTTGAACCAGTCTGAATTTTTTCTCCCACTGAAGCAAAGTGATTAATTCCAGGCCTGTCATCAGAAACCTCTGGTAACGACAAAAATGGGTTTGAGAATTGTGTTCCCCCTAAGTCAGGGAAATTATGTTGAAGATTAGCATCATTAACCATGGCCGGTAACTGCAACGGGGCAGGATGcaccatattgccaattaaagGTTCAGAAACATGTTGGAACTTCTCGCCTTCTTCAGACGCGGGAGGCAAAAATGGGTTCTGGGGCGGCAGCACACCTCTCTGTGGTGCTGGCATATCAAATTGAGCTTTCTCATCAGGTTCCGACGGCTGTATTGGCAGTAAAGAATCCTGGTTAACTCCAACCGATTCTCTCTGTGAAAAAAGGGAAGTGTGTTgttttcccatcctccattgcATTGGTGGTAAAGGTGGCAATGGTGGCATGTCTTCCAGATTGACCACAGTACCTTCAGGGGGCAGGACTGATCTAGGAAGGGTAAATGGTTCAAATGCTTGCTTCGTAACATCAAGTTCCAGGCCTGATGATTCTGGTAAGAACTCTGATGTTAAAGCTTGGCTTGGGAGATATTCAGAATGAGATTCCAGGGAAGCATCCAAGTATACTTCCTGATTGATGTGCTCCGTAGATGGTAACTGGTTAGATTTCTCCGAATCCATGTGGTTTTGAGACCCTGCCTGTGCAGATTGAAGACTTGATAAGTTGATGCTTGCTTGATCTTCATCCGAACTTTCCACATCAAGCTCATCAGATTGAACCTCCAGAGAATGCTTTAAGTCA from Pyrus communis chromosome 17, drPyrComm1.1, whole genome shotgun sequence includes the following:
- the LOC137723116 gene encoding uncharacterized protein isoform X1 — protein: MAAMLYQVAKTTSQNLVTSPPKQTRPTSPTTQKSSKRPRLSKRKEMETESSSVKASSSSSSNEHRVPLSAVVSDCIKRWFKDTLKEAKAGDINMQVLVGQMYYNGYGVPRDDHMGRVWITRASRTRSSVWKVSDKQPGYNASDSDSDELKGDS
- the LOC137723116 gene encoding uncharacterized protein isoform X2, whose translation is METESSSVKASSSSSSNEHRVPLSAVVSDCIKRWFKDTLKEAKAGDINMQVLVGQMYYNGYGVPRDDHMGRVWITRASRTRSSVWKVSDKQPGYNASDSDSDELKGDS
- the LOC137723714 gene encoding putative pentatricopeptide repeat-containing protein At3g08820, with amino-acid sequence MTAIANRASSPAFSKALETKQCLLQGFTSFNHLKHAHARLLRLGLDQDNYLLNLVLRSGFDFGHTAYSRHVFRQTAQPNIFLWNTMIRGLVSNDCFDDAIQFYGSMRKDGFLPNSFTYPFVLKACARRSDFQLGLNIHTLVVKTGFDFDVYVKTSLLCLYAKCGYLEHAHKVFDEMPEKNVVSWTAVICGYIEARRYRDAIDTFRGLLEMGLRPDSFSLVRVLSACGRLGDIGSGEWIDGYIMEIGMGRNVFVATSLVDMFTKCGNMEKARRVFDVMPEKDIVSWSSMIQGYASNGLPKEAIDLFFQMQKENLKPDCYAMVGVLSACARLGALELGDWASNLMDKDEFFTNPVLGTALIDMYAKCGNMVLAWEVFKGMKKKDHVVWNAVMSGLAMNGHVKAVFGLFGQVGKIGIRPDGNTFMGLLCGCCHAGLVDEGRRYFNNMTSVFSLTPTIEHYGCMVDLLGRAGLLDEAYELIKSMPMEANSIVWGALLGGCRLHRNTQLAELVLKQLIGLEPWNSAHYVLLSNIYSASHKWNEAADTRSQMSQQGMKKIRGCSWIEVNGIVHEFLVGDKSHTLSDKIYAKLHELAKELKAAGYVPTTDFVLFDIEEEEKEHFLGCHSEKLAVAFGLISTAPTDTIRVVKNLRVCGDCHEAIKLISKITGREIIVRDNNRFHCFIDGSCSCKDYW